The Gadus macrocephalus chromosome 9, ASM3116895v1 genomic interval ttcctttggacattcaacaattacacaggatcaaagccaacttcatggcaattgcaggtatgcccggtgtggtcggtgctattgacgggacgcacataaaaataattgcgccatcaaaagacgaggacgtgttcgtcaataggaagaaagtgcattccatcaacacgcaggttgtttttgatgcaaattttaacatagcctactggatgttgttgcaaagtggcctggatcttcagctacccatgattcgcgcattttaatggtgagcggtctgaggcagctttttgagatgtaccagttgggtgtcacttgctgggtgacagtgactatccatgcaagacgtggctctagacaccctacctcaatccacaaccgggagcacagttaaagtataacatgtaagtgattacgcagattacgcttagtcctatgcgtaaaacacatcgtattggctctttgacgccttttatttgttgaatccatatttattattgtttactgatttcttccatatatgctagagcacacaaacatacacgaaatgttgtggagagaggaattgggcagatgaaacgtcggtttcatgtcatccacggcgaaatacgcctcaccccagagagggcaagcacagtaatcactgtatgtgccattctacacaacctctgcaagcggaggaacattccacagccagacgatgatgatgatgatgagtggacaggcatttagggatcactttggaaacacattttaggtaaacaccttggcacaaatcagtcaacacttgtgtagttcataacatttattttcttttaaattttacgtatttctattgtttgctttctctctctcttgaacgtgcaggctacaacgtcattatcgtggtctgcacaaaattgtcatcatgcgtgtattctgctaactgcactataactacttaataggaattcatttctagcctaggctatttccttgtttttcggtgattcagtgggctcgtctgaacaaccaatcaccgaactgactgcttctaaactcgtgcacgagaattgacgtaatccatagcaacggcgcgtcactcttagttcactctttgtgatttatccttggtaagagtaggtctcagcggctttgtgaataacttttaagaaaaaactcctacgtaaaatgttttagcgcgagttaggagcactcctagcggtaagataaaatgctttgtgaatacggcccctgatctaagttgcttttgataaaaggATGATATTAGAACAGAATACTACTTTATCGTCCAGCCTAGACTGGACATTTGCCTTCGACCTCAACTATTTAATTTTTACGTATACAAATCTATTAATAATCCTTGAAACAATGACTtgagttaaataaaaaaaatggattGATCAATTGGGTATATGTGTACTTAAACCATgcaggagagacacacacacacacacacacacacacaggcgaggTGTCGGGGTAAGTCTTGCATACGTATAGTGCAGGACTGATGACTCCAACTGCTGTCAGTTCAAGGTTGAAGTTTGAAAGGGAAAGTTAATGTTGTATAATGTTATTATAGAATAACAACATTCCCTCTGCATGATTTTTACGAATTTCCTGTCGGCCAAGAGAAAACTGACGGGCACAagcccaagcacacacacacacccacccacactgaCTCAGGTATGCAGGAACACATcacaacgacacacacgcagacttgCATGGATTTTAAGAGAATCAGGATAGAAGAATGTTTAACTCGGAAAgttatgcacacagacacacacacaccctacaaccTTGACCAGTAGGACTCCCATCACAAGCTCACACTCTAATGACAGCGGAGAGTGTACTGTGAAAAGACCGGAGAAAGAGTGAGCGCTGCCATGTTTTTCAATCCCATAATGGAGAGGTCATCTGTAAGTCGTCTGTAAACCTTGCAGTGAGCTCCTCATTTGAGATCTAACGTTTTTTTACTTCCAGGAGAAAATCTGAATCTGAgttgaataaataatacattattgATGATAAATTATGAACATATAACCCTTTTTCAAAAACTTGTGATAGACCCGAGCAGCCAACCTTCATATTGCTGGAATAAACACAtcccatgcatacacacaaattaGATGCTTCCATCtgacctttctctctcctctgatcAGCGTTGAATGGCTGGTATAAGTGAGCAATtagcagaggtgtgtgtgtgtgtgtgtgtgtgagtgaatttataggtgtccttgtgtgtatgcatactcACATttataggtctgtgtgtgtgtgtgagagaacacAGCCAGAAATATAggtagatggagagaggaagagtgttGAGGGATGAAAGAGAAGGGGAAAAGACagcggggtgtgtgtgggtagagCAGGACTGATGTCCATGGTAGCGGCAGgaacacacactgaggaggCAGATTGGAGATAAGCAGGAGAGAGCACactcctcagagagagagagagagagagtaatgaaAAGATGGCTGAAGACGGGGATCAGTTAAACCATTCGCTGTTTTTTGGGATgtggtttcacacacacacacacacatgcacaaggaaCAATCAATCCCCACTTAGCACGGCACTGCCTCACTCTGTGTGGCTCTCTCTTCATTCCTCTCGTAACAAACGGCGGGCATCTCTGCTGTAACGTCCTAGCAAACGGTAGGGGAGATGGTTGAGCTACGACTCAGTGAAACTTCTCTTGTCTTGTTGGGATGGAGCCATGCTAGAATGCCATCGTAATTATAATGTTTTTGAACTAGCCTATATAAATAaattcatatatatgtataaatacatatgtatagataatgtttgtgtttgtatgtaaatatagtctatatgtgtgtgtgtgtgtgtgtgtatataatatatatgcgTATGTGTATATTCAGTTCGAAAAAGTAGTTGCGCCGTAATTACGGTACCCAGTGAAACTTTGCAGTGGCATTGCCACTCATTATATTAAACACAGAACAAGAGCTAAAGTCAAGCCTGCAACGCGGTGCTTCGTGGCACGTCTAGTGTGCCAACCGCTTTGCATTGATGCTCTGCTGTAACCGATTTAGACTCGGACCAAGAGTGGTCCAAAAGCCACTGACTTCCTCGACAGCAGTTACGTGATATTGCAGGTTTGCTTTCGAAGCGTTATTGTAATTAAACATGTTTAAATGTCTTTGTTACTTCAGCCCTAGTTCTAAATGTTACATGGTGgcgcagcgagagagagagagagacttaagaGAGATCAGTTAACCATTGGCAGTTTTTTTGCGATCTtgtttcacacactcacacacgtacacatacacgcacgcacacacccgcgcACAAATAACGATCAATCCCCACACAACTCAGCCCGCTCTATGTggctctctctttatccctctcaTAACAAACTGCGGGCATCTCTGCTGTAACGTCCTAGCAAACGGTAGGGGAGATGATTGAGCTACGACTTAGTGGGACCTCTCCACTTGCCTTAGGGGGATGTCTCACTGTGTCTGTCACTCAATTCTTCATCCTACAGTCTTACTTAAaagactactactactactacttgaGTCTTGACACCTGTCACACAAACCGTCTAACACAAACCTCTCATAAACACAACAAATTTTTCACTATATCCTTGAAATAttacaatatttatattaacacacacaaagataataTGTGAAGCCTTGTTTCTGTTTAATGTGAATGTGCAGAGCATGTGTACCAAAGTCCTTTGAATGTCCCCTTTTCACGAGTCAATAGTGCAGTTGTGTTTTGGATACTTCAACAAGGAAATTGGACCCAAATACTGGTGACATCATATGACATCAGGTTAaatctgtgttgttttttttaacaatgattTATTGCTTCTTATGTTGTGTGGCAACaggaatacaaaaaaaaatgaaatgttgGAATCATCGTGTCTAAATAATAATGAAGTGACTGAACAAATGATCAATCAGGGAACGTTCTCTGACCGGCTGGGCCCCTCAGCCTGTGTGTCCCAACATGCCCTGACATCTAGACATCATGTGATGGACAGCAGATCCTGGGTGATAGGGGGGAGGCTCGATTGGATGTAGAGAGAGGATAAGCCCATGTTTGGCCTTCAAAGTTAATGAAAGAAAGCCTGCCAGCCAACAGGCTACAGGGCGGGCTGAAAGAGTCCCATTTCTCAGCACGAGTTAGAGGCCAAACTGAAACATTGTGAACTAGCTATAGGGACGGATTGATTTCTGACGGAGGTAACCATACAAGGTGTTGAGGCAGTCATGGAGAGAACAAAACGTGTCTTTtaaggacagacggacagacagacagaaataaacTCAGCACATGGGATTGGAGAAGCGAGAGAGTTAGCGAGAAAGTGGGAAGGGATGcgtgggaggtgtgtgtgtgtgtgtgtgtgtgtgtgtgtcctattcAGCCCTGCTGGCCTTGTGCTTCTCTTGTGTTAGCTGAAGGTTGAGCCTTGGGCTCCAATGAATAGGCCCCTCAGCAAACAGAGATCATCATTTTCTATAACTCAGTATGTGTGGTGTTtatgggcacacacactcacactcacactcacactcacacacaggaacagacGCAGGCGGGCTCCCAGTAGCCTTGGACACCCAGGGCCCACACACATCGAACACTGAACTCTCCTTCCCTTTTTCTTCCCTCCAAACATTTCAATGAGAGAGTAATAAAGACAGCTGAGCAGCTCTGACAACCTGTTCctttgtctctcctcctccgcttcctgctcctcctcccttctattcctctctccctccactccttGACTTgtctctacctttctctttctatctctctacctctctccctacctATACCTCATTCACTCTACCCCTTTCTTTGTACCGctcgacctctctctctgctctctctaccgctctcttgatctctctccatctctctacctctctttctttctctttgtctctctctctctcgactcaATTCAATTTGGTTTATTGGCATGAACGATGAAAAACTATTGCCAAGGTTTTCGACAgacataacaaaacaacaaatagTTACAAAAAGGGTAATAACATTAAAGCAACAACATTGATAATGAATACATTACGAAGACCAATTGAGTTGGTAGTCAAATAGAATTTCTTCTTGTATGAGTAGAATCAATGTATCTAGCAGCCAATGCTACACGTCTGTACTTCTCACCTCGTGGATGTGACAGTTTCTGAGATCAGGGAAATTGATTGAATTCTGAATcgataatatttatttaaataaagtcatTATCTCTTATGCCCTTGTATCTATTACGTTGAAGGAAGTGAGCTTCCGTCTCAATCGCCTGGGGACAGAGTGGACCCAGACTGGCTTCTCTGGGTGGCAAGGTCTTTCTGTGACGGGCTGTGTCCACTGAGCTTGTATATTTTCATGGATTTCCTCCGTCAAGTGGACGGTTATTTTACCAGTGTGTAGTTTAATTAGGGTCAGAGAGAATTCTAATTTACTTTGAGATTAAGTGTttgatgttatttttattttgtatagtGATAACTTCTGAatcagcagagagaggggaCTTTTACCCTGATTCTCCTAGTGGCTTCGCAGGGCTTTATATTGATAGGAGTAGAAACTGGAACAGGATTTGAGATGTCTGAACAATTTGATGACACAATTTGGAATATTGATTATGATCAGATATTTGCCAAGTATTGCGCTGCACCCATTGTTGGCAGTGTTCCTTTCGACCCTCAGTGTATTTTTGCGCTACTACTAGATATTTTTTGGGAACGTATTGGTTGATTGATGGACCCAAAGCTTCACTACTGTAAAACACAATTGGTGGAAAAGGTCCTTCTGCCATTCTCTTTCAAATAATTGACAGCCGGCCTAAAATGTCCAGTGGAGGTAATTTTGAAACTCAAACATGTATTTTGATTTGTGGGTTCcatttctgtgtttctttcCGTTGATTTTCAAAGGTCAGAATCTTGGTCTCAAGTTCATTATCAGTGCTTATGTCCGACCGAACTTTAGAACGTCTAGGCTCTGTTGTATCCATCTtttgaggaggagggtgggagggtgatCAGCAAAGATGAAGCAATAGCTCATTGTCTGCCAGAGTAACCGCAAGGACTGTAGATCTTGTTGGTTGGTGAGCCACCTTACAATTCTTTTGAATTATTACAATTTGGACAAACTAATCTGTTTTATTGTATTCTAATTTACCTTCGACCTGGCCCAAAAAGctcatttttaaataaatggaaTGATTATTTTATTGTCTATCCAAAAGCTAAGTTGTTTTGTGCTtcttggtgatttcaacattCATATTCACGATGAGTCTTTTGATCTCATTCATTATGAAACAGCTCCTGCACACGTCAGAGGGCATACTCTGGACCTTGTTTTCACTCTTGGTTTTAATGTTGATTCTGTTTGTCCTGagtttcttttcattttttgaTCATAATTCAGTTTAACGTGCCTTTGATTTGGATGTTATTATATATTGCTCTGTGCAAAGGTTTTTTGCTGTATTTTATAACAGCGTTATTTGTCATACAGTGGGCTTGATTTTCGAGTACAGTCTTTTAATTTGCACTGTCTGAGTCCGGGATAAAGTTGCTTCTACAAAGGCTGGATTGGATCATCTGATAGATTCCTCCCCATGTATGAATGACAGAATTCCCTCTTTTAAACAAACCTGTCATGGAATAGAGTATTCACAAGTTCAGAATCATCATTTTATATTACTTTCAACTTTAAATTTAAATAACATGCTGAAGGATGCCAGAGCGACATACTTTTCTCACGTCATATCAAATATTTGACGTAATTCCAAAATCCTGTTtgacaccatcagtaacattggCTCTCTGACAATAACTGCTGTTCCAGTTTCTTAAGTTGATGAGTGCAAGAACTTCTCTCCATCTTTGTTGGTAAGATAAATTACATGAGTAAACATCATTCACTCTACATCTCAACTTTGGTTTTCCTCATACCTGTCAGGCAGGACATTCTCTGTTATGGATGCATCTCAACTAAATCTCTATTTAGTGGTATTCCCCAGGGTTCTGTCCTGGGCCCGATGCTGTTTGTATTATACTTGCCAGTATGTGTGTACTTTGCCAGTAGTGGCAAGGTACACACATACTTTATTCAAGTAGTACAGCTACTTGCGTGGAAAAAAAGGCTTTGGTAAAATTAGAAGTAATGATTCAACTTCTTTTCTTAAGTAAAATTGGAAAAGTATTGGCTCTGAAATGGAAGTAAAAAGAAGCCCTCTGACCTTTTTACCGTCTGTCTCTTTGCAAAGCTAACGGAACCTCGGGTCATATTAATGTTATCGAATAATGTTAAAGTTAAACAATTCTAACTAcgaacaaaataaacaataaactgacATTAACATTAGCTTTGCTCCAATGTACAATTCAGTTTACAATGTCAGTAACATAATACATTTCTGGTCTAATTCATTCTTAAACTCTTTTGTTAGAAATTCCCCTTATCTCTACAGGACTatcaaaatatttttaaaatatttatttaaatatttaaaatatttatttaaatatttaaaatatttttaaaatatttaagaCACAACGCATTCACCAATAATAGCATCGCTGAGATTCGCTGCATTCTCCATCTGCAATGTTTACTGTTTCACTTTTATCCATGCTCACTCGCTACTCTACAAGTTCTCCCATAGACATAATTTGTGGTGACGTTCCCTTCTCGTCTAAGAGATTCTGTCATTCACACTAAGAGATCGTCTTTTCTTTGTGTTATTTTCCCAACCATTTCAGTTTAAATCAGTCTTGTTGATGGGAAGGCGTTTAATggtgcaaaataaaaaatatattttatattcaaaCTAAAGTTATGAGCCTGTAGAAAGTATAGATATTTGTGTTAGAATGTAGGGAGTAACACTAAAAGTAAAGCAGAGATAAATGAAAAttgtacttaagtacagtaacaaaGTATTCGTGACTTCTAACCTCTGGCCTCCTCTCTGGCAGATATGAAGTGGGTTTTAAATGCATCTCCTTCAATTGTTATGCAAACAATATTCAATTCAACCTTTTTTTAAGGCTCAAAATGTTTTGAAAACTGTGTTCTTCTGAAGGTGATTCCTCTTCTGTAAATCCTACCCTTAGTAATTTAGGTGTTTCTACAGGCCAGGCTTTGTGTCTGGACCAGCCTGTCAATTGTTTGGTTCACTCCTGTTGCTACTAGCTGAGAAACATTGCTAAACTCAGGCCCATTATGTTCTGGGCTGAGATTATTATTCATGCGTTTACTTTCCCCCGACTTGTCGGGTTATTCTTATAATAAGGCTCGTACAACGACGTAGTCGGAGTGTGTCTTTATTAAGCTTCCTCTCCAGCCGTAACCGTACACTAGTGTGCGCATGCACGGGACTCCAGCTAACCCCGCCCCCGGTACAGACGTCATCAGGTTGCTACAAAATAAAGGCATTCCTTACAGTATTATTCAATAATACCACATCTCCCTTTCTTTGAGAACAAAGGGTGGACTACCTTTGTCTCTGCAGGTCTTAAGGGGTTTATTCTGCCCTTTTGCTGGAAGACCTGTCCCTGATCTGTCCCTGTTTGAAGCatgcaaaatataaataaaataacttaCACATTACCATACTGTGAACTATTACTTTAGCAGGCTGTGTTCTCAAAACGTAAACTCTCAGGTTTCAGGTAATTGTAAACAGTGAAGCAGAACAATTTAACATCACATGTCActctctttttcttccttttttttttttttttttttttactgtggaAAACCAATCAATAAATCACAAATCAAGTCTCTGCGGCTTTATAACCTCTCGCCCACACCTGGTCCACACAGTCTCTGTGGTGGTGGGGCCCTCTCTGCTGGGTGATGTTTTCACTGGTGGAGCTGAATCTGGTGCAGGTGATTCTCCTCCCTCATCAGCGTCGACTACCCCACCGTTGGTCTGCAGTGGCACCAAGTGACGCCGGTTCCTCCTCAGTGTGCCCTGAGGCACCTGGACGATATAAGAGCGAGGGGTGTTGTGTGTAGATAGCACTTTGCCCTGGACTCGTGCATCGGTGATCCACACATCCTCCCCAGGTACGAGTGGCTCCAGGTTTCTCGCTCCGTGTCTCTTGTCGAAGGATCTCGCGtcattcctcctcttctccttttctttgGCCTCCAGCGCATCGTAGTCAGGCAACACTGGATTCAGCAGGGTTGGAAGGGCAGGAACTGTAGTGCGGAGGCGGCGCCCCATCAATAGTTCGGCTGGGCTATAGCCGTTCTGTAGAGGGGTTGCTCTGTAGGCCAGCAATGCAAGATATGGGTCTGATGCCTTTGTTAGCAGGTTTTTCACGGTTTGTACAGCGCGCTCCGCCTCCCCATTGCTCTGAGGAAACCTGGGGCTGCTCGTGATGTGCACAAAGCCATACTCTGCTGCAAAGGCTTTGAAGTGGCTACCGGAGAACTGGGGCCCATTGTCACTTTTAAGAAATTCACAAATTCCATGACGAGCAAACATGGATTTCAGGTGCACCACCACATCTGTGGACCTTGTGGGTGACAGCAGTGCAACTTCCACGTACCTCGAGAAATAATCTACTACCAGTAGATAGGCCTTGCCTTTCAGGGTGAAAAGGTCAGCTCCCAAGGTTTGCCAAGGCCTGTCTGGCATCTCCGTTGGCATCAGCGGCTCTGTGACGTTCCTTCTCTCCTGAATGCAGGTCCTacatttcagcaccatgtcattcAGCTGGCTGCTGAGTCCTGGCCACCATACCGTCTGTTTGGCCCGGCCCCTGCACTTTGTCACCCCCAGGTGTCCCTCATGTAGTCTCTCCAGCACATCACCTTGTAAGGCCGATGGGATGACGAGCCGCGTGCCCCGCAGCAGCAGTCCATCGTGCACAGTCAGCACTGCTTTATCAGCCCAGTAATGTCTCAGCACTCCCTGCAGTTGGCTCTTGTCAGGCCAGCCGTCTGTGCAGTACTCCATCAGTGCAGAGCATGTGCTGTCTGCCTTCAGGTGGTCACGTAGGCTGCTCAGATAATCTCCACTGACAGGAATGTTGCTGATGACAGAGTCTACATAAATGTTGGTGTCCTCTAGTAGGCTTGTTTCTGTGTTCGCTCTTGCGGCTCTCAGAGGAGCACGAGATAAAGTGTCGGCCGTCCACAGGCTTTTCCCAGGGACATGATTAACTGTATAGCTGTACCTCATGAGTCTCATCCTAAACCTTTGGATTCTTGGTGGGAGGTCATCCAAAGCTTTCCCTCCCAGCAGACTCACCAACGGCTTATGGTCAGTTTCCAGCTCGAATGGTCTTCCTAGGATGAAACAGCTGAACCTTTCACACGCCCACGTTGCAGCcaaggcctccttctccacttgaGCATAGCGCTGCTCTGTCGGTGACATTGACCTGGACGCATATGCCACAGGTGACCACATGGCATTGCTCTTCTGCAGCAGGACTGCCCCCAGGCCAAAGGAAGAGGCATCAGCAGAGATTTTTAGTGCACTGTTTGGGTTGTATAGTGTGAGCACCGGTGTGGATGACAGCTCTGCTTTTAACCGATCGAAGGCGGTCTGCTGCTCTATCCCCCAGTACCAGTGGTTCTTCTTGGACAGCAGGTCTCGTAGCACTTTGTCTTTTTCAGCCAGGTTAGGCAAGAAGCGGCCCAGCTGATTGACCATGCCCAGAAAACTCCTGAGTTCGCTGACATTTTTGGGTGCATCCAGCTCTTGTACTGCTCTCGTCTTCTCTGGATCTGGCTTCACTCCATCTGCAGAAATCACATGACCCAGGAATCTgattgtgtggcgtgtgagctcACATTTGTCCATGTTTAGCGTAATGCCGGCCTTTTGTGCCTTCTCTAGCACCGCATGTAGCCGCACATCATGCTCCTCCTGTGTCTGTCCCCAGACCAGGATGTCATCCATGTGACACAGTACCCCCTCCAGGCCACCGGTCACTTCTGTCACCATCATCTTTTGGAAGTGCTCGGGAGCTGATGCTATGCCGAAGGGTAGACGGTTGAAATAGTAGCGCCCAAAAGGCGTGATGAAGGTGGTGTATTTGGCCGACTCTTTTGTCAATGGCACTTGCCAAAAGCCCATGTTGGCATCTAGTTTGCTGAATACTGTTGCGCCAGCTAGCATGCCCAGAGTGTGTTCGACAGAAGGCAGGATAAACTTTTCTCTGCATACTGATTCGTTCATTTTTGTGAAATCCACACAAATGCGGACAGCACCTGCTTTTTtcggcaccaccaccatcccggcACACCAATCAGTCGGCTCCTCAATCTTGGTGATTACGCCCATCTTCTCCATACGGTCTATCTCCTCCTTCACTTTCCCCATAAGCGGTAGAGGTACTCTGCgtggtgtgtggagagagaagggCACAGCCTCTGGCTGTAATTTAATTGAGTAGGGCCTCTGAACAAGACCCAAGCCGCTACACAGCTTCGGATACTGTTGTTTCAACGATTCCATGGTGATGCCGTCAACCCTGCACACAAGCTGAAGCTTTTCTATGGCAGGCCTTCCCAATAGTGCAGTGTGCAGGTCTTTTACGACATAAATGTCCTCTATGGCTGTCTTTTTGCCACCGCGCAGTGTTTCTCTGGCGACACCTAGGACAGAGAGTACATTGCCACCTGGCCCAAACAATGGGCGTGTCGACTCTGCCAGGTGCTTCACATCATGCCCCCCTGTAATCTCATGGTACACCTCGGCTGGCAGGGCGGTGACATCAGCACCAGTGTCTATTTTAAAGCACACCATTTTTTGTCTCACTTGTAGCTGCACCGTCCACGGGTCTTTTCCAGAATCCACGGCCCCCAGGAAAAAGCACTCTTCTTCCTCTGTAGTGACAGCATTCAGAG includes:
- the LOC132464958 gene encoding uncharacterized protein K02A2.6-like: MGFWQVPLTKESAKYTTFITPFGRYYFNRLPFGIASAPEHFQKMMVTEVTGGLEGVLCHMDDILVWGQTQEEHDVRLHAVLEKAQKAGITLNMDKCELTRHTIRFLGHVISADGVKPDPEKTRAVQELDAPKNVSELRSFLGMVNQLGRFLPNLAEKDKVLRDLLSKKNHWYWGIEQQTAFDRLKAELSSTPVLTLYNPNSALKISADASSFGLGAVLLQKSNAMWSPVAYASRSMSPTEQRYAQVEKEALAATWACERFSCFILGRPFELETDHKPLVSLLGGKALDDLPPRIQRFRMRLMRYSYTVNHVPGKSLWTADTLSRAPLRAARANTETSLLEDTNIYVDSVISNIPVSGDYLSSLRDHLKADSTCSALMEYCTDGWPDKSQLQGVLRHYWADKAVLTVHDGLLLRGTRLVIPSALQGDVLERLHEGHLGVTKCRGRAKQTVWWPGLSSQLNDMVLKCRTCIQERRNVTEPLMPTEMPDRPWQTLGADLFTLKGKAYLLVVDYFSRYVEVALLSPTRSTDVVVHLKSMFARHGICEFLKSDNGPQFSGSHFKAFAAEYGFVHITSSPRFPQSNGEAERAVQTVKNLLTKASDPYLALLAYRATPLQNGYSPAELLMGRRLRTTVPALPTLLNPVLPDYDALEAKEKEKRRNDARSFDKRHGARNLEPLVPGEDVWITDARVQGKVLSTHNTPRSYIVQVPQGTLRRNRRHLVPLQTNGGVVDADEGGESPAPDSAPPVKTSPSREGPTTTETVWTRCGREVIKPQRLDL